The genomic interval CCGCGTTTTTCCATGCTGGGCAAATATGCGCGCGTCAGGTTGATGTAGCTGTAGAGCTTGAGCTCCCATGCCTGACGCCAGCGCTCTTCGGTGATGTCGTGGATGTTGCCGCCTGGAATCGCGCCCGCATTGTTCACCAACACATCAATATCACCCACCTGTTGACATAACTTTTCCGCGGAACCAGGCAAGCCCAAATCAGCCTCAAACACCTCGGGAGTGATGTGGTGTGCAGCTTCAATGGCTTGCACCGCATGGGCCAAGTTGGCGCGATCACGCGACACCAAAACAGGCTTGGCGCCTTCGGCAGCGAACGCTTGCGCAATCGCCAAGCCAATGCCTTTGGATCCACCCGTGATAAGGACGCGCTGTCCTGTCAGTTCTAAATTCATTGTCGGCTCTCTTTGTGAAGTTGGGGTCAGTGAGTTGGGGCTGGCACTTGGGCCGAATACCACTGGGCCATTTTTTCGCCGGTGACAAAACACACCTCAGGCGTTGCCATCAAAAGGTCGAGCATTCTTTCGAAGCTCTCGAAACGGTGCGGCACACCGATCAAATGCGGATGCAAGCCAAGCGACAGCACCCGTGGTTGGATCGCACATTCACGCTTGAACAAGCGCAAGGTGTTGGACAAGCGTTGGAACATTTCGTCTGACGCATGTTTCTCAATCGCGTAGATGATGGAGTCGTTGACTTCGAGGTTGTAAGGCAAGGACATGAGTGGGCCGTTCTTGGTGTGCATCCAATGCGGCACATCGTCCACCACCCAATCGAACACGTACTCAACGCCCAACTTCTTCAAAATGTCGGGGGTGTCTAGCGACTCCCTCAAGCCCGGGCTTAGCCAACCTTTGGGGCGTTTGCCCGTGAACGACTCGATCATGTCCAAGCTGGTCGCGATCAATGCCTCTTCGCCCTCCGCATGGTTGAGCGCCTTTTGATGCACGCCATGACCGATGAATTCCCAGCCGGCTTGGTGCATGGCTTCTGCCGCACGTGGATAGGCTTGAATCACACCCGCGTTAAAGCTGGTGGAGGCAGGCAAGCCACGGCTGTGTATGGCATTGATGATGCGCGGCAAGCCTGCGCGCATACCGTAGTCGACCCAACTGAAGTTGGGCACGTCAGGCACGGTTTCTTTGCCATGTGGCGGCGTGATGATGGTGCGCGGCATGCTGGCATCAAACTGCCAGTGCTCCACGTTGACCACCAAATGAACCAAGATGGCACCTTCTTTGGGCGCCGCCAGCTGTGGGCCTTCGTTAGAAAACCGATAAGGGATGCGAGGATTAGCCATGCGTGTGTCGGATGAGGTTGAGAATGTCGAGCTTCATGGCGCTGAAAGCCTCACTCGCCGTGTCAGCCACCGTGCGGGGACGCGCCAAGGGCACATTGATTTTGGATTGGATGCGACCAGGTCGTGCAGACATGACATAGATGGTGCTGGCCAAGAAAATGGCTTCGTCAATGTCATGTGTGACAAAGATGATGGTGGGCTTGAGCTTTTGCCACACCGACAACAACAGCTCTTGCATGGTGAGTCGGGTCTGCGCATCCAACGCGCCAAAGGGTTCGTCCATCAGCAACACACGTGAACCCAAGGTCAAGATACGTGCAATGCCCACGCGTTGACGCATGCCCCCTGACAGCTGCACGGGCAAGTGATTTTTGAAGTCATGCAAACCGACGATGCTGAGCATTTCGTTGGCACGCTCTTCGTACTCGGCTTTGGGTAGACCTTGCATTTGCGGACCAAAGATGACGTTCTCCCATACCGTCAGCCAAGGAAACAAGGCGGCCTCTTGAAACACC from Limnohabitans curvus carries:
- a CDS encoding SDR family oxidoreductase; this translates as MNLELTGQRVLITGGSKGIGLAIAQAFAAEGAKPVLVSRDRANLAHAVQAIEAAHHITPEVFEADLGLPGSAEKLCQQVGDIDVLVNNAGAIPGGNIHDITEERWRQAWELKLYSYINLTRAYLPSMEKRGKGVIANIIGMAGAAPRYEYICGSAANAALIAFTQGLGGGTVRQGVRVFGINPSPTRSDRMQGMLQQQATTKLGDASRWHELTLALPFGRLAEPDEIAKLTAFCASPLCGYLSGSVINVDGGQMFTTPSK
- a CDS encoding polysaccharide deacetylase family protein, whose protein sequence is MANPRIPYRFSNEGPQLAAPKEGAILVHLVVNVEHWQFDASMPRTIITPPHGKETVPDVPNFSWVDYGMRAGLPRIINAIHSRGLPASTSFNAGVIQAYPRAAEAMHQAGWEFIGHGVHQKALNHAEGEEALIATSLDMIESFTGKRPKGWLSPGLRESLDTPDILKKLGVEYVFDWVVDDVPHWMHTKNGPLMSLPYNLEVNDSIIYAIEKHASDEMFQRLSNTLRLFKRECAIQPRVLSLGLHPHLIGVPHRFESFERMLDLLMATPEVCFVTGEKMAQWYSAQVPAPTH
- a CDS encoding ABC transporter ATP-binding protein — translated: MSNITVQDLCKTYPGQPPVKALDHIDLDVPPGEFVALLGPSGCGKSTLLNLIAGFELPSSGVLQVNQQAVHAPGPERGVVFQEAALFPWLTVWENVIFGPQMQGLPKAEYEERANEMLSIVGLHDFKNHLPVQLSGGMRQRVGIARILTLGSRVLLMDEPFGALDAQTRLTMQELLLSVWQKLKPTIIFVTHDIDEAIFLASTIYVMSARPGRIQSKINVPLARPRTVADTASEAFSAMKLDILNLIRHTHG